The genomic DNA ACCGTTGCGATTGTTCCAGGCATTAATTGATGCAGCAGCCAGCCGTTGGCGGGCGCAGCAGTTTGAAGACTATGCGAAGCCGATGCTGTTGTGGTTGGAGAAGTTATCGGCAAGGATCCTACTCACTCCGGACTATTTGGTCGGAACCCCGTTTCGTTTGTCGGTGCCGAATAACGACCTCGATTCCACTGCGTCATTTTGGATACGGGGAGTGGAAGCAACTAAACCCCATCGTCCAGTTGATTTGCGGACGATGAAGACCATCTGTCCAGTTCGTCCACATGCAAAGAACGAGGAGCACAATGTTCTCCACTACCTCTTCTCACTTCCGCCCGAAGGATGTCCACATCTCACGGTGTTGAAAGCAGCCGCCCGCTCCGTCACCCACCTCGGCTGGGGCGTGGATATGGTCGCGGCAGACGCGGATGTCATCTCGGAAGCGGACAGCGAGAAGTTGCCGGGTCACCGTTGGCAGGCGCTGGCGACCGGCGGAATTCCGTTGCGCGTACCGAAGGAGGGCACGCTGAAAGACCTCATGGACAAACACCAAAAGTTCCTCGGTCGGCTTACTGACGAAGGCTTTAAGCCGGTGCCACCGCCGTCGTGCTTCGATGTCGTCGGATACCACTCGCCTACAGTGGCGGGGTTGTCTTCGTCGCCTCTTCCGATGGTGGCATTTAATATCCACCGCACCATTGAGGATCAGGAAAAGCCCGAGTACGCCGGCAAGAGCCCTTTCCGTCCGTACCATCCCGTCCGGGATGTCGCGAGGGTAGCTGGAATGGTTCGCCACGAGACCGCGGCTGTAGCCAGAAACCTGGACTGGTCGGAAGCGGAGGTCGTGGGCAAGATCGAAGGCCACGGTCAGGAGAAGGATGGGCAGGCCACGAGCGATGACCGGCTCTCGTTTCTACCGCTTCCGAGCCTCACGCCGGTCGGGGTAGGCAGTATCCGCCGGGTTCTGGTCGTCGGGCCGTCCGGGTTCGATTTGCGCTCCTTCCGCCAGCGACTCCATGGCGCAGAGTTGACTGACAAAAAGACGGGGAAGGCCGCAGCGATGTTGTCGTTCATTCCGACGACGGACAATGGTGTATCGCCCTTTGTCGGCCCGGCTAAGACCTGGAGTACCGTCACTCCGGTGATCCTGCCGGGGTACGATGACCCGGACGGATTGCGGCGGAAATTGGACTCGTGCAAAGCGGCCGACGAGCAGAAGCATTGGCTCGAACGGCTCGACGCCCGCATCCTCGCGCTGATCTGGAAGGCGTTCGCACAAGCCGGCTGGACGCCCGACGCACTTAAAGGGGTGGAAGTCGAGTACCGCACGGTCGGCTGGTTCCGCGGGCTCGATCTGGCAAACAACTACCACCTGCCTCCACTTAAGTATCCCCGTTATCACGTCCGCGTCCGCTTCCCCAGACCGGTTCGCGGCCCGATCGTCATCGGAGCCGGGCGGTATCGCGGGCTCGGCCTGTTCGCCGTCGACCACTAACGCTTTCCCCCTTTTCACCACCCGCCGCACGGACGCGGCCCGTTTCCCGGAGGTTCGGCCATGCCGGACGCGCCGCCGGACGGGTACGTACCCGCCCGCATGCTGAACGAGTTCGCCTACTGCCCCCGCCTCGCCTACCTGGAGTGGGTCCAGGGCGAGTGGGCCGACAACCCGGACACCCTGGACGGTAAGTTCGTCCACCGCAACGTCGACCGCGAGGACCGGCGGCCGGTGCCCGTCCCGGGCGAGTCGGCCGACAGCCCGACGCTGCACGCCCGCTCCGTCCGCCTGGAGAACGAAGCCCTCGGCCTCGTGGCCGTCGTCGACTTGCTCGAAGTCGACGGCACGACCGTCACGCCGATCGACTACAAGAAAGGCGAGGCTCCGGACCTGCCCGAAGGGGCGTGGGAACCCGAGCGGGTGCAGCTCTGCGCCCAGGGTCTCCTGCTCCGCGCCGCCGGGTACACCTGCGACGCCGGTGTCATCTACTTCTCCGCATCGAAGCGCCGCGTGACGATCCCGTTCGACGACACGCTCGTCGCCCGGACGCTCGCGTTGCTCGCCGACTTCCGGCGCGTCGCGGCCGCCGGCACCATCCCGCCGCCGCTGGTGGACAGCCCGAAGTGTCCGCGGTGTTCCCTCGTCACGCTCTGCCTGCCGGACGAAACGAACCTGCTCCGCCTCGGCCTGCCCGCCGCCCCAGTCGACGACTCCGCCACCAGGCCGCCCGGAGCCGGCAAGGTCCGCGCCCTGCTCGCGCCGAACGACGACGCCCGCCCGCTGTCCGTGTCCGAACCCGGCGCCCGCGTCGGCAAGTCCGGGGAGCGGGTAGTGGTTGAATTGAAGGGCGAGAAGTTGGCCGAGGTTCGTTTGGCAGACGTGTCGCACCTGTGTCTGTTCGGTCCGGTGCAGATCTCGGCACAGGCCCTGGCGGAACTGGCCGACCGCGACATTCCCGTTTGCCACTTTTCGTCCGGCGGCTGGTTTCGGTCAATGACGACCGGCCTCGCCCACAAAAACGTGGAACTGCGGATTCGCCAGTTCGCGGTCGCCGCCGACCCACCCGCGGCGACGAAACTGGCGGCCGCGTTCGTCGCGGGAAAGATTCGTAACTGCCGGACGCTGCTCCGCCGGAACGCCAGCGACGATGTCACCATGACTCTGAACGCCCTGGCCGACGCCGCGACTGCGGCCGAGCGGGCCGAGTCGGTCCCGACGCTCATGGGGATCGAGGGCATGGCCGCCAAGCGGTATTTCGCGGCTTTCGGTGGGCTGTTCAAGGAAGCGACCGGGTTCATCTTCGACGGCCGCAATCGCCGACCGCCGACCGATCCGGTGAACGCGATCCTTTCGTTCCTGTACGCCATGCTCGCGAAGGAACTGACCGTCGCCGCCCAGGCGTCCGGGCTCGACCCGATGCGGGGCTTCCTGCACGTGCCTCGTTATGGCCGGCCGTCGCTCGCCCTCGACCTGGCCGAGGAGTTCCGCCCGCTGCTGGCCGACTCGGTGGCGTTATCGCTGGTGAACACCGGGGAGATCAAGCCCGAGCACTTCGTCCGCCGTTCGGTCGGGGTGAACATGACGCCGGCCGGCCGCCGGGCCGTTCTCTCTGCCTGGGAGCGGCGGCTCGAATCGGAGGTGACGCACCCGTTGTTCGGGTACACGCTGACGTATCGCCGGGTCTTGTTGGTCCAGGCCCGGCTGCTCGCCCGCTTGTTGCTCGGCGAGATCCCGGACTATCCCGCCTTCCGGACCCGGTGACGGCCGTGCGAAATGTTTACCTGATCAGTTACGACGTGGCCGACGACAAGCGCCGGGCAAAGGTGTTCAAGAAATTGAAGGGCCGTGGCGAGGCCGTGCAATTCTCAGTTTTCCGTTGCCACCTGTCGGTGACCGAGAAGCTCACGCTGCGCGGGGAGTTGTGGGACGTGTTGAATCCGAATGAAGACCGGCTGTTGTTGATCGACCTCGGCCCGGTCGGCGCGTCCGGCACCGACTGTTGGGAGACGTGGGGCTGTCCACTTGCAGATCCGGCTCACTTCGACGGCCCGCAGGTGATATAATGGCTCAAACTGGCCCCGCGAGCGGTCCGGTGCCAATGAAACCCCCGGACCCACTCGCGGCCGGAATGCTCTTTGACAACAGGGTTTATGAAGAGTGGTCTTTTCTTGTTGGGAGTTACTCGAATCGTCGGAGGACCCGCTCGAAATCCCCCGCGCAAACCCTGCAATTTGCAGGGTTTGGAAAGCGAGCGATCTCCACGGCTATGAAGCCGTGGCCGAATTGAAGCTTCTTCGCCTCATCCGCTACACTCTTAAGAGCCTTTATCTCCACGGCTATGAAGCCGTGGCCGAATTGAAGCCCCTTCGGTGTGGTCGCGGCCCGCCACGCATACGACATCTCCACGGCTATGAAGCCGTGGCCGAATTGAAGCAGGTACTTCCGCCGCCCGAACTTCCCGTTACGCGGCGGATCTCCACGGCTATGAAGCCGTGGCCGAATTGAAGCCGCAGTTCAGCGTTTCCCCCGGTTACTACGGTGGGAATCTCCACGGCTATGAAGCCGTGGCCGAATTGAAGCCCCATTTTCATCGTCGGACGGTATACCGTTGAACGTAATCTCCACGGCTATGAAGCCGTGGCCGAATTGAAGCGTCTTGCGCGACATACAGACGCCTCCCGTGTTTCGTATCTCCACGGCTATGAAGCCGTGGCCGAATTGAAGCAATGGCCAAGACCCGCTCCGCGAGGCTCTGGCCGAGATCTCCACGGCTATGAAGCCGTGGCCGAATTGAAGCTCGGACCGGGCTTCGTCGCGGGCTTCGACGATTTCCCCGATCTCCACGGCTATGAAGCCGTGGCCGAATTGAAGCCCGATCGGTCTGTTAGAGGAAATCGTGGGGTATGTGATCTCCACGGCTATGAAGCCGTGGCCGAATTGAAGCCTTTGTTCGCTGGCGTCGTTAAGGCTCGTGACGTGCCATCTCCACGGCTATGAAGCCGTGGCCGAATTGAAGCCCGGGCGGTCGTCAGGGGGTAAAGTTCGCCGTCAGGTCATCTCCACGGCTATGAAGCCGTGGCCGAATTGAAGCGACTTCCGTTCGACCGACACCCGTGATTCGTAGCCGATCTCCACGGCTATGAAGCCGTGGCCGAATTGAAGCGCCGATATTGACAAATTCATTCCGCCAGATGTGTTGAGATCTCCACGGCTATGAAGCCGTGGCCGAATTGAAGCAGCCACGCAACGTACATCGCGCGGGCGATGAAGCGAAAAGATCTCCACGGCTATGAAGCCGTGGCCGAATTGAAGCCTTGATCAACAGCGTGTACAAATCCCGCTTGGGGATCATCTCCACGGCTATGAAGCCGTGGCCGAATTGAAGCGTTTTCTTCGGCATGGCAACAAACCATTGTACTTGTCATCTCCACGGCTATGAAGCCGTGGCCGAATTGAAGCGTCCCTATGGTGCTGACGACGTTCACCAAGAGACTCATCTCCACGGCTATGAAGCCGTGGCCGAATTGAAGCATTTGTTCGGTCCATATTACGAGACGTTAGTGGTGGACATCTCCACGGCTATGAAGCCGTGGCCGAATTGAAGCATCGACTGTCACCGCGAGGGCGCGGCGTTACGGGCGATCATATCTCCACGGCTATGAAGCCGTGGCCGAATTGAAGCTTCGTCCCAACGTACCGGGCCTTTAGCCGCGGCGCGAATATCTCCACGGCTATGAAGCCGTGGCCGAATTGAAGCCCCAACTTGGAACGCGGAGAAACTTCCACGAGTTCCCATCTCCACGGCTATGAAGCCGTGGCCGAATTGAAGCAGCTCCCCATTCGGAGGCCCGCACGATGACAACTGAGCAGATCTCCACGGCTATGAAGCCGTGGCCGAATTGAAGCGGCCGTACAGAATCGCATGGCCGGCGTCGACCAGGGCAGATCTCCACGGCTATGAAGCCGTGGCCGAATTGAAGCACCCACGTGAAGTCGGTCAACTTGGGCGGGTTCAGGGGATCTCCACGGCTATGAAGCCGTGGCCGAATTGAAGCTCGTTCCAGCTCGGGTTCCTCCCGCAGCAGTACGGCACATCTCCACGGCTATGAAGCCGTGGCCGAATTGAAGCGCGACCGGGGCGGCCGGTGTGACCACGGGCGTCGGGCATCTCCACGGCTATGAAGCCGTGGCCGAATTGAAGCCGTCGTACAAGGGCGACTTCCGATACCTGCACAACGGATCTCCACGGCTATGAAGCCGTGGCCGAATTGAAGCGGCATCAGGAACTTTGTGACGTTATCCGCCCCGACCAGATCTCCACGGCTATGAAGCCGTGGCCGAATTGAAGCGCCGGGGGCGGTTGTTCCGGGCGCGTTCGGATTAACTGCGGAAATCTCCACGGCTATGAAGCCGTGGCCGAATTGAAGCGCCGGGGTTGCGGCGACCGGGCATACGCGGGACTGAGCATATCTCCACGGCTATGAAGCCGTGGCCGAATTGAAGCTGTCCGCCCTGGTCGTCGTGTGGGCGACCGGGCGTGCGTTATCTCCACGGCTATGAAGCCGTGGCCGAATTGAAGCCGCAACCGGGGACTCAGCTCCCGGGCGCTCGACGGGTACATCTCCACGGCTATGAAGCCGTGGCCGAATTGAAGCGTCGCCGGCATAGGCCGCCTGGAGCATGGCGGCGAGATCTCCACGGCTATGAAGCCGTGGCCGAATTGAAGCCTCCTCGAAGCGTCGGCAGCGATCTTTGAAGATCTCATCTCCACG from Fimbriiglobus ruber includes the following:
- the csb2 gene encoding type I-U CRISPR-associated protein Csb2, producing the protein MSDVLNFTVRFLDPEPSFHGKRDGGEAEWPPSPLRLFQALIDAAASRWRAQQFEDYAKPMLLWLEKLSARILLTPDYLVGTPFRLSVPNNDLDSTASFWIRGVEATKPHRPVDLRTMKTICPVRPHAKNEEHNVLHYLFSLPPEGCPHLTVLKAAARSVTHLGWGVDMVAADADVISEADSEKLPGHRWQALATGGIPLRVPKEGTLKDLMDKHQKFLGRLTDEGFKPVPPPSCFDVVGYHSPTVAGLSSSPLPMVAFNIHRTIEDQEKPEYAGKSPFRPYHPVRDVARVAGMVRHETAAVARNLDWSEAEVVGKIEGHGQEKDGQATSDDRLSFLPLPSLTPVGVGSIRRVLVVGPSGFDLRSFRQRLHGAELTDKKTGKAAAMLSFIPTTDNGVSPFVGPAKTWSTVTPVILPGYDDPDGLRRKLDSCKAADEQKHWLERLDARILALIWKAFAQAGWTPDALKGVEVEYRTVGWFRGLDLANNYHLPPLKYPRYHVRVRFPRPVRGPIVIGAGRYRGLGLFAVDH
- the cas4g/cas1g gene encoding CRISPR-associated endonuclease Cas1, with the translated sequence MPDAPPDGYVPARMLNEFAYCPRLAYLEWVQGEWADNPDTLDGKFVHRNVDREDRRPVPVPGESADSPTLHARSVRLENEALGLVAVVDLLEVDGTTVTPIDYKKGEAPDLPEGAWEPERVQLCAQGLLLRAAGYTCDAGVIYFSASKRRVTIPFDDTLVARTLALLADFRRVAAAGTIPPPLVDSPKCPRCSLVTLCLPDETNLLRLGLPAAPVDDSATRPPGAGKVRALLAPNDDARPLSVSEPGARVGKSGERVVVELKGEKLAEVRLADVSHLCLFGPVQISAQALAELADRDIPVCHFSSGGWFRSMTTGLAHKNVELRIRQFAVAADPPAATKLAAAFVAGKIRNCRTLLRRNASDDVTMTLNALADAATAAERAESVPTLMGIEGMAAKRYFAAFGGLFKEATGFIFDGRNRRPPTDPVNAILSFLYAMLAKELTVAAQASGLDPMRGFLHVPRYGRPSLALDLAEEFRPLLADSVALSLVNTGEIKPEHFVRRSVGVNMTPAGRRAVLSAWERRLESEVTHPLFGYTLTYRRVLLVQARLLARLLLGEIPDYPAFRTR
- the cas2 gene encoding CRISPR-associated endonuclease Cas2, producing the protein MRNVYLISYDVADDKRRAKVFKKLKGRGEAVQFSVFRCHLSVTEKLTLRGELWDVLNPNEDRLLLIDLGPVGASGTDCWETWGCPLADPAHFDGPQVI